A portion of the Anthonomus grandis grandis chromosome 19, icAntGran1.3, whole genome shotgun sequence genome contains these proteins:
- the LOC126747648 gene encoding uncharacterized protein LOC126747648: MRRQSPPRRRRPGPPRRVSPLRNQPAPPGEEHNNRNLWTEPPHNNNKRGRSRGGSRPRDWAPQSPPFKRSSSGVMHPEYEESYLDTNYMGHGGEGIIAVDPSVMSFNNYEPLTPEMRRHSPVKRRSPPARKPLSPPRRAKRSPIRRSPLAHRPLRRSPPPRRSPPPARRSPLARKSPLIRRSPAKKAKRSPTPRKTQKEESADRINRLEKLVEKLVENKGGDKNQQGPGSSLSPGGIPELIPSNHRFTTSMWLNAVHEECLKQNYDERSCIRFMQDKMTGIMKAWFKTVSNYDFTWPEIKLLITKTFPDNTDFAQTLKYLVSRDKTPEETITQYYFSKLYLCEACKITGESAVSCLIDGLNNPFMKQDVRARNFLTPEALYGEYLAKYPEGEVHRSEHREVVPEYQPDDDYVPVQQDGYPSREQDIPRKSRPLVPRCLTCKKLGHTTLMCRHAPICYKCKKKGHIAAKCFSSNAH; this comes from the coding sequence ATGAGAAGACAATCGCCCCCTAGGAGACGTAGGCCGGGACCGCCGCGACGCGTGAGCCCCTTACGTAACCAACCCGCGCCTCCCGGGGAGGAACACAACAACCGAAACCTCTGGACCGAGCCCCCGCACAACAACAATAAAAGGGGAAGAAGTAGGGGCGGGTCTAGGCCGCGAGACTGGGCCCCCCAGTCGCCCCCCTTTAAACGCTCCTCCTCCGGGGTCATGCACCCGGAATACGAAGAAAGTTACTTGGATACTAATTATATGGGGCATGGGGGGGAAGGGATTATAGCGGTAGACCCTTCCGTgatgagttttaataattacgAGCCGTTAACGCCAGAGATGCGGAGGCACTCTCCTGTTAAGAGGAGGTCGCCTCCGGCTCGGAAACCCTTGTCGCCCCCAAGGAGGGCCAAAAGATCCCCCATAAGGAGATCTCCTTTGGCGCATAGGCCCTTAAGGAGGTCTCCACCCCCGAGAAGGTCTCCTCCTCCGGCAAGGAGGTCCCCGCTAGCAAGGAAATCCCCCCTAATACGAAGATCCCCGGCAAAAAAAGCCAAACGGTCCCCCACACCCAGAAAAACCCAGAAAGAAGAGTCTGCGGACCGCATAAACCGCTTGGAAAAATTAGTGGAAAAACTAGTGGAGAACAAAGGGGGGGACAAGAACCAGCAGGGCCCCGGCAGTTCCCTGTCTCCGGGAGGGATCCCCGAGCTGATCCCCAGCAACCACCGGTTCACCACCTCGATGTGGCTCAACGCGGTGCACGAGGAGTGCCTCAAACAAAACTACGACGAGCGGAGCTGCATCAGGTTCATGCAAGACAAAATGACGGGCATCATGAAGGCCTGGTTCAAAACCGTATCGAATTATGACTTCACCTGGCCCGAAATCAAACTGCTCATCACGAAAACCTTTCCGGACAACACCGACTTCGCTCAGACCCTGAAATATTTAGTGTCGAGGGACAAAACCCCCGAGGAAACCATCACCCAATACTACTTCAGTAAACTGTACTTGTGCGAGGCCTGTAAGATAACGGGGGAAAGTGCCGTGTCGTGTCTCATCGATGGACTGAACAATCCGTTTATGAAGCAGGATGTGCGCGCACGTAATTTTTTGACCCCCGAGGCATTATACGGGGAGTATTTGGCCAAATATCCGGAGGGTGAGGTGCATCGGTCGGAGCACAGGGAGGTGGTACCAGAGTACCAACCGGACGACGATTATGTCCCCGTGCAGCAGGACGGGTATCCGTCCCGCGAGCAGGATATACCGAGGAAATCGCGCCCCCTGGTGCCAAGGTGTCTCACCTGCAAGAAACTGGGGCACACCACCCTGATGTGCAGACACGCCCCCATTTGTTACAAGTGTAAGAAGAAGGGACATATTGCCGCCAAGTGTTTTTCCTCGAATGCACACTAA
- the LOC126747643 gene encoding protein arginine N-methyltransferase 5, whose translation MDTNDQTEEKRKTMSCGVYFDCPESLKEAIHTSFDWGFHFLVTQLTHPNFTKDFEGPDAKYVMGRTDRILKSQEWSRLVVGELSKDLNLDSEDEAVRLRDKEVMMKELGFASHLGVPAVLLYLNKPKNLQLARVVNDKLVSSFSFSVWAQMPMVHFSRQDPMGEEEQDTWDWWNDFRTLCDYDKRVGLVLEVPEAKDVPPADEVDRWIGEPVKALVFKASHFLINHYGKPVLPKALQDLVRRFMTIDVQYIIHLDVDHADTSLYVKYMAFLGKKLYMCDTMAEFVRGCEDYLQNPLQPLTEHLETTVYEVFEKDQVKYDYYQKAFFVALEKWEEARAPVVMVVGAGRGPLVQCVLNVSKTLGKPVKVYAVEKNPYAMNTIAHRNKYEWDSQVTLVREDMRTWQAPELADIMISELLGSFGDNELSPECLDGAQRFLRKPTGISIPSQYTSYLAPLQSVKLYNEIKNSRMPDKSVRQVFETPYVVHLANYYQLGEARPLFVFDHPNFQLVPNTRHKSIKYPPLTKAAVLTGFSGFFETVLHENVTLSTNPRTHTPDMVSWFPIVFPLPAPVQLKAGDVVRVSFWREENPDKVWYEWCLESPFKTPIMNPNGRSYSIKKH comes from the exons ATGGATACCAACGACCAAACCGAGGAAAAACGAAAAACCATGTCCTGCGGGGTCTACTTTGACTGTCCGGAGTCCCTCAAGGAGGCAATTCACACCAGTTTCGACTGGGGTTTTCATTTCTTAGTCACTCAATTAACCCACCCGAACTTTACGAAAGACTTCGAGGGGCCCGACGCCAAATACGTCATGGGGCGCACCGATCGCATCTTAAAGTCCCAGGAGTGGAGCAGGCTGGTGGTCG GTGAATTATCCAAGGATTTAAATCTGGACAGCGAGGATGAGGCAGTGAGGTTAAGAGACAAAGAGGTTATGATGAAAGAATTGGGGTTCGCTTCGCACCTAGGGGTCCCAGCTGTCTtgctttatttaaacaaacctAAGAACTTGCAGCTCGCAAGGGTGGTAAACGATAAGTTGGTCTCCTCGTTTTCTTTCTCTGTTTGGGCTCAA ATGCCCATGGTGCATTTTTCCAGGCAGGACCCCATGGGGGAAGAGGAACAGGACACCTGGGACTGGTGGAACGACTTCAGAACTTTATGTGACTATGACAAAAGGGTGGGGCTGGTTTTGGAGGTGCCCGAGGCTAAAGATGTGCCTCCTGCCGACGAAGTGGACCGATGG ATCGGGGAGCCTGTTAAGGCTCTGGTTTTTAAGGCCTCACACTTCTTGATCAACCACTACGGTAAACCGGTTTTGCCGAAGGCCCTTCAGGACTTGGTGAGGAGGTTTATGACCATTGATGTCCAGTACATTATACATTTGGACGTGGACCATGCCGATACTAGTTTATATGTGAAATATATGGCGTTCTTAGGGAAGAAATTGTACATGTGTGACACCATGGCGGAGTTCGTTAGGGG GTGCGAAGACTACCTGCAAAACCCCCTGCAGCCCCTAACCGAACACCTGGAAACCACCGTGTACGAGGTGTTCGAAAAGGACCAGGTGAAGTACGATTATTACCAAAAAGCGTTTTTCGTCGCGTTGGAAAAGTGGGAGGAGGCTAGGGCCCCGGTCGTGATGGTCGTGGGGGCCGGCAGGGGTCCCCTGGTCCAATGCGTCCTCAACGTATCGAAAACCCTGGGAAAACCGGTGAAAGTGTACGCGGTCGAGAAAAACCCGTACGCGATGAACACGATCGCACATAGGAACAAATACGAGTGGGATTCCCAGGTGACGTTGGTCAGGGAGGACATGAGGACCTGGCAGGCACCGGAATTGGCGGATATTATGATTTCCGAACTTTTAG GATCTTTCGGGGACAACGAACTATCACCGGAATGCCTGGACGGTGCCCAACGGTTCTTGAGGAAACCCACCGGAATTTCGATACCGAGTCAGTACACGTCGTACTTGGCCCCCCTGCAGTCCGTAAAACTGTACAACGAAATCAAAAACTCCCGGATGCCGGACAAGAGCGTCAGACAAGTGTTCGAGACCCCTTATGTG GTGCACCTGGCGAATTATTATCAACTGGGTGAGGCTCGGCCCCTGTTCGTTTTCGACCATCCGAACTTCCAGTTGGTACCGAATACGCGTCACAAGTCGATCAAGTACCCGCCGTTGACGAAGGCGGCGGTCCTGACCGGGTTCAGCGGCTTCTTCGAGACGGTCCTGCACGAGAACGTGACCCTCAGTACCAACCCCAGGACTCACACCCCCGATATG GTCTCGTGGTTCCCCATAGTGTTTCCCCTGCCCGCCCCCGTTCAATTGAAGGCGGGAGACGTGGTGCGGGTGTCGTTTTGGCGCGAGGAGAACCCCGACAAGGTGTGGTACGAGTGGTGCCTCGAGTCGCCGTTTAAGACGCCCATCATGAACCCCAACGGCAGGTCGTATAGCattaaaaaacactaa